One Thermus islandicus DSM 21543 genomic window carries:
- a CDS encoding long-chain fatty acid--CoA ligase: protein MLPSTMMEEELNLWDLLERAAALFGRKEVVSRLHTGELHRTTYAEVYRRARRLMGGLKSLGVGVGDRVATLGFNHFRHLEAYFAVPGMGAVLHTANPRLSPKEIAYILNHAEDKVLLLDPQLLPLVEALRGELKTVAHFVVMDAKAPEGYLAYEELLGEEADPVRVPERAACGMAYTTGTTGLPKGVVYSHRALVLHSLSAGLPDGTGLSEKDVVLPVVPMFHVNAWCLPYGATLVGAKQVLPGPRLDPASLVELFDGEGVTFTAGVPTVWLALADYLESTGHRLKTLKRLTVGGSAAPRSLVERFERMGIEVRQGYGLTETSPVVVMNFIKGYLEERLSPEERITFKAKTGLPIPLVRLRVADEAGRPVPQDGKTLGEVQLKGPWITGSYYQNEEATRSALTPDGFFRTGDIAVWDEEGYLEIKDRLKDLIKSGGEWISSVDLENALMGHPKVKEAAVVAIPHPKWQERPLAVVVPRGERPSPEELNEHLLRAGFAKWQLPDAYVYVEEIPKTSAGKFLKRAIREQYRDMFQGSA from the coding sequence ATGCTTCCCAGCACCATGATGGAGGAGGAGCTCAACCTTTGGGACCTTCTGGAGCGGGCCGCAGCCCTTTTTGGCAGGAAAGAGGTGGTTTCCCGCCTCCACACCGGAGAGCTCCACCGCACCACCTACGCCGAGGTGTACCGCCGGGCCAGGAGGCTCATGGGCGGCCTAAAGTCCCTCGGGGTGGGCGTGGGGGACCGGGTGGCCACCCTCGGCTTCAACCACTTCCGCCACCTGGAGGCCTACTTCGCCGTCCCCGGCATGGGGGCCGTGCTGCACACCGCCAACCCCCGCCTCTCCCCCAAGGAGATCGCCTACATCCTGAACCACGCCGAGGACAAGGTCCTCCTCCTGGATCCCCAGCTCCTGCCCTTGGTAGAGGCCCTACGGGGCGAGCTCAAGACCGTGGCCCACTTCGTGGTCATGGACGCGAAGGCCCCCGAGGGCTACCTGGCCTACGAGGAGCTCCTGGGGGAAGAGGCGGACCCCGTGCGGGTGCCGGAAAGGGCCGCCTGCGGGATGGCCTACACCACCGGCACCACCGGCCTCCCCAAGGGGGTGGTGTACAGCCACCGCGCCCTGGTCCTCCACAGCCTCTCGGCCGGCCTACCCGACGGGACGGGGCTCTCGGAAAAGGACGTGGTCCTGCCCGTGGTCCCCATGTTCCACGTCAACGCCTGGTGCCTCCCCTACGGGGCCACCCTGGTGGGGGCCAAGCAGGTCCTGCCGGGGCCGAGGCTTGACCCCGCCTCCCTGGTGGAGCTCTTTGACGGGGAAGGGGTGACCTTTACCGCCGGCGTGCCTACGGTGTGGCTCGCCCTGGCCGACTACCTGGAGAGCACCGGCCACCGGCTGAAGACCCTAAAGCGCCTCACCGTAGGGGGCTCGGCGGCCCCACGGAGCCTGGTGGAGCGCTTTGAGCGCATGGGCATAGAGGTGCGCCAGGGCTACGGCCTCACCGAGACCTCCCCGGTGGTGGTGATGAACTTCATCAAGGGCTACCTGGAGGAGAGGCTTTCCCCGGAGGAGCGAATCACCTTCAAGGCCAAGACCGGCCTCCCCATCCCCCTGGTGCGCCTCCGGGTGGCCGACGAAGCGGGTAGGCCCGTGCCTCAGGACGGGAAAACCCTGGGGGAGGTCCAGCTCAAGGGACCCTGGATCACCGGGAGCTACTACCAAAACGAGGAGGCCACGCGCAGCGCCCTCACCCCGGACGGCTTCTTCCGCACCGGGGACATCGCCGTTTGGGACGAGGAGGGCTACCTGGAGATCAAGGACCGGCTCAAGGACCTCATCAAGTCGGGGGGGGAGTGGATCTCCAGCGTGGACCTGGAAAACGCCCTCATGGGCCACCCCAAGGTGAAGGAGGCGGCGGTGGTGGCCATCCCGCACCCCAAGTGGCAGGAGCGCCCCCTGGCGGTGGTGGTGCCCCGGGGGGAGAGGCCCAGCCCGGAGGAGCTGAACGAGCACCTCCTCCGGGCGGGCTTCGCCAAGTGGCAGCTTCCCGACGCCTACGTCTACGTGGAAGAGATCCCAAAGACTAGCGCAGGCAAGTTCCTGAAGCGTGCTATAAGGGAGCAGTACAGGGACATGTTCCAAGGGAGCGCATAG
- a CDS encoding ABC transporter substrate-binding protein, with translation MRKVVWILLALSGLGALAQTQVRISGWGGTDIAIVNGLLKEVVQPKLDKEGIRVVYEPIEGDYTQWLFNALSAGTAPDLFYVDIFWSESLFATGKVEPLDRYFSKQEVAAFLPNLVQGFTYGGKLYGIPKDFNTLALEYNKDLFDEAGVKYPNQQDTWETLEAKLRQVQSKLKDVAGLCVVADFARFGPFAFATGWKPFDEKGQTVLDQNFRRAFEWYTGLVKRGAARFAQDLGEGWTGGCFGGEKAAVALEGAWIAGFLRDKAPNLKYGTTFLPLDPVTRKRGNFVFTVSWSMNAASKNKEAAAKVLKALTSPEAQQWVLERGLAIPSRKALANNPYFQRPGKEPELNRIVFQGSSAQGGVVYPFKFRGYGGDWMRPINDALLAVITGQKGVDQALKDAQAALDRLTGRK, from the coding sequence ATGCGTAAGGTAGTCTGGATTCTTCTCGCCCTTTCGGGCCTAGGGGCCCTGGCCCAGACCCAGGTGCGCATCTCGGGCTGGGGTGGAACCGACATCGCCATCGTCAACGGCCTATTGAAGGAAGTGGTTCAGCCTAAGCTGGACAAGGAAGGCATCCGGGTGGTTTACGAGCCCATTGAGGGCGACTACACCCAGTGGCTCTTCAACGCCCTCTCCGCGGGCACGGCTCCGGACCTCTTCTACGTGGACATCTTCTGGTCGGAAAGCCTCTTCGCCACGGGAAAGGTGGAGCCCCTGGACCGCTACTTCTCCAAGCAGGAGGTGGCCGCGTTCCTGCCCAACCTGGTCCAGGGCTTCACCTATGGGGGCAAGCTCTACGGCATCCCCAAGGACTTCAACACCCTGGCCCTGGAGTACAACAAGGACCTCTTTGACGAGGCGGGGGTGAAGTACCCCAACCAGCAGGACACCTGGGAGACCCTTGAGGCCAAGCTCCGCCAGGTGCAGTCCAAGCTGAAGGACGTGGCCGGGCTTTGCGTGGTGGCCGATTTTGCCCGGTTTGGACCCTTCGCCTTCGCCACCGGCTGGAAGCCCTTTGACGAGAAGGGGCAGACGGTGCTGGACCAGAACTTCCGCCGGGCCTTTGAGTGGTACACGGGCCTGGTCAAGCGGGGCGCGGCCCGCTTCGCCCAGGACCTGGGGGAGGGCTGGACGGGGGGATGCTTCGGCGGGGAGAAGGCGGCGGTAGCCCTGGAGGGGGCCTGGATCGCGGGCTTCCTGCGGGACAAGGCGCCCAACCTCAAGTACGGCACCACCTTCCTCCCCCTGGACCCCGTGACCCGGAAGCGGGGCAACTTCGTCTTCACGGTCTCCTGGAGCATGAACGCCGCCAGCAAGAACAAGGAGGCGGCGGCCAAGGTCCTGAAGGCCCTCACCTCGCCTGAGGCCCAGCAATGGGTTCTGGAGCGGGGCCTGGCCATCCCGAGCCGCAAGGCCCTCGCCAACAACCCCTACTTCCAGCGCCCTGGCAAGGAGCCGGAGCTGAACCGCATCGTCTTCCAGGGCTCCTCCGCCCAGGGAGGGGTGGTCTACCCCTTCAAGTTTAGGGGGTATGGCGGCGACTGGATGCGGCCCATCAACGACGCCCTGCTGGCGGTGATCACCGGGCAGAAGGGCGTGGACCAGGCGCTGAAAGACGCCCAGGCCGCCCTGGACCGGCTCACGGGCAGGAAGTAG
- a CDS encoding LacI family DNA-binding transcriptional regulator, which yields MGKKEPFTIREIARLANVSVGTVSRALNGRPGVSPKTRARILELVRTLGFTPSAAARELVGRSASVGLLLAPGVRRYTPYFLLLLEALSEALAQDGLRVKEVATDPYGLPLEEAMGYILLGAHDHDPRLEELRRSGRPFVLLGAYPGVFAVAPDDVDGGYQATRHLLQLGHEAVAHLTGHLHHQAGRERLLGYRKALEERGLPFRPELVLDGAFDPLAAYRAVRRAWEGGLRFTALFAASDEMALGAKAALEDLGLRVPWDVSLVGYDDLPEIGEGLTTVHQDIPTIAQEAVALLKEALSGGAPVGKRVPVRLVVRGTSMPREVGARETR from the coding sequence ATGGGCAAAAAAGAGCCTTTCACCATACGAGAAATCGCGCGCTTAGCAAACGTTTCCGTAGGTACGGTTAGCCGGGCCCTGAACGGCCGACCCGGCGTCAGCCCTAAGACTCGGGCGCGCATCCTGGAGCTGGTGCGCACCCTCGGGTTCACCCCCTCGGCCGCAGCCCGGGAGCTCGTGGGGCGCTCCGCCAGCGTGGGCCTCCTCCTGGCCCCGGGGGTGCGCCGGTACACCCCCTACTTTCTCCTCCTCCTCGAGGCCCTCTCGGAGGCCCTGGCCCAGGATGGCCTCCGGGTGAAGGAGGTGGCCACGGACCCGTATGGGCTTCCCCTGGAGGAGGCCATGGGCTACATCCTCCTGGGCGCCCACGACCACGACCCCCGCCTGGAGGAGCTTAGGCGCTCCGGGCGGCCCTTCGTCCTCCTGGGCGCCTACCCCGGCGTCTTCGCCGTGGCCCCGGACGACGTGGACGGGGGGTACCAGGCCACCCGCCACCTCCTCCAGCTCGGGCACGAGGCGGTGGCCCACCTCACGGGCCACCTCCACCACCAGGCGGGGCGGGAGCGCCTCCTCGGGTACCGCAAGGCCCTGGAGGAAAGGGGCCTCCCCTTTCGTCCCGAGCTCGTCCTGGACGGAGCCTTTGACCCTCTCGCCGCCTACCGGGCGGTGCGCCGGGCCTGGGAGGGGGGCCTGCGGTTCACCGCCCTCTTTGCCGCCTCGGACGAGATGGCCCTGGGGGCCAAGGCGGCCCTCGAGGACCTGGGCCTAAGGGTTCCCTGGGACGTGAGCCTGGTGGGCTACGACGACCTGCCGGAGATCGGGGAAGGCCTCACCACCGTGCACCAGGATATCCCCACCATCGCCCAAGAGGCGGTGGCCTTGCTCAAGGAGGCCCTTTCGGGCGGAGCGCCCGTAGGCAAGCGGGTGCCCGTGCGCCTGGTGGTGCGGGGCACCTCCATGCCAAGGGAGGTGGGAGCCAGGGAAACACGGTAG
- a CDS encoding SDR family oxidoreductase — protein sequence MFLEKFRLDGKAALVTGGSRGLGLEAALALKEAGARVAVVARRASFFAEAQKALGEDALYLEGDVRDEARLEAIAEEVEEKLGPLTILVNAAGISWGAPSLEMPAEKVREVLEVNLVGAFLASRVAARRMKEQGYGKILHIASVAGLKGEPPEVLDAVGYTASKGGLIALTRDLAVKWGRWGIRVNALAPGFFPTRMTERVLPRAEPFLRATLPLGRPGAPGELGGAVLFLASPASDYVTGAVLPVDGGATAL from the coding sequence GTGTTCCTGGAGAAGTTCCGCTTAGATGGCAAGGCGGCCCTGGTCACCGGGGGCTCCCGGGGGCTTGGCCTCGAGGCCGCCCTCGCTCTGAAGGAGGCCGGGGCCAGGGTGGCGGTGGTGGCGCGGCGGGCGAGCTTCTTTGCCGAGGCCCAAAAGGCCCTAGGGGAGGACGCCCTCTACCTGGAGGGGGACGTGCGGGACGAGGCCCGCCTGGAGGCCATCGCGGAGGAGGTGGAGGAGAAGCTTGGACCCCTGACCATCCTGGTGAACGCCGCCGGGATCAGCTGGGGGGCCCCTTCCCTGGAGATGCCGGCGGAGAAGGTGCGGGAGGTCTTGGAGGTGAACCTGGTGGGGGCCTTTCTGGCCAGCCGGGTGGCCGCACGGCGCATGAAGGAACAGGGCTACGGCAAGATCCTTCACATCGCCTCCGTGGCCGGGCTCAAGGGGGAGCCCCCCGAGGTTTTGGACGCCGTGGGCTACACCGCCTCCAAGGGAGGCCTCATCGCCCTCACCCGGGACCTGGCGGTGAAGTGGGGGAGGTGGGGCATCCGGGTGAACGCCCTCGCCCCGGGGTTTTTCCCCACCCGGATGACGGAGAGGGTCCTGCCCCGGGCCGAGCCCTTCCTCAGGGCCACCCTGCCCCTGGGCCGCCCGGGGGCCCCGGGGGAGCTGGGCGGGGCGGTCCTGTTCCTGGCCAGCCCCGCCTCCGACTACGTGACCGGGGCCGTCCTGCCCGTGGACGGCGGGGCCACCGCCCTCTAA
- a CDS encoding thioredoxin domain-containing protein encodes MGNRLKGARSPYLLAHAEDPVDWYPFGEEAFRKARAEDKPVFLSVGYAACHWCHVMHRESFQDPEVAALLNAHFVPVKVDREERPDVDAAYMRALVSLTGQGGWPMSLFLTPEGKPFFGGTYFPKEDRGSLPGFKRVLLAVARAWQEGRREVLEEAERLAKALWRSLTPPPGPLAADLEERALGTLSQAFDPEWGGFLPAPKFPQGPLLLYLLSRAWEGEPTARRLLPPTLRAMALGGLYDQVGGGFHRYSVDRFWRLPHFEKMLYDNALLARVYLEAYALWGEPLYLRVAQETLDWLLSMQDREGGFYTAVDAESEGEEGRYYTWTEAELKEALGEDFPLARRYFALGEDLGERSVLTAWGEGEVREALGEGLAAWRAGVRARLLAARGRRTPPALDDKVLADWSALAVRALAEGGRLLGERRYLEAARKGARFLLARMRRGGLLRHAWRRGDLGEEAFLSDQSFAALALLELYTATGEGPYLEQARLLAEEALLAFGPSEAESGLPLPAQEMDETALPAGASALAEAFWRLEALLGEGQGYRERAERILESRALLLGRYPHAFPGFLLAKRLLEAGSELAVPLPSPLAEASRRLYLPLTQLVLAPAGALPTLEGKEPGKAYPCRRGVCRRPVVEVEALLGEVQALYGGDNV; translated from the coding sequence ATGGGAAACCGCCTCAAGGGCGCCCGAAGCCCCTACCTCCTCGCCCACGCCGAGGACCCCGTGGACTGGTACCCCTTTGGCGAGGAGGCCTTCCGGAAGGCGAGGGCCGAGGACAAGCCTGTCTTCCTCTCCGTGGGCTACGCTGCCTGCCACTGGTGCCACGTGATGCACCGGGAAAGCTTCCAGGACCCCGAGGTGGCGGCCCTGCTCAACGCCCACTTCGTGCCCGTGAAGGTGGACCGGGAGGAGCGGCCCGACGTGGACGCCGCCTACATGCGGGCCCTTGTGAGCCTCACGGGCCAGGGGGGCTGGCCCATGAGCCTCTTCCTCACCCCCGAGGGCAAGCCCTTCTTCGGGGGCACCTACTTTCCCAAAGAGGACCGGGGGAGCCTCCCCGGGTTCAAACGGGTCCTCCTGGCCGTGGCTCGGGCCTGGCAGGAGGGGCGGCGGGAAGTCCTGGAGGAGGCGGAGCGGCTGGCCAAGGCGCTTTGGCGCAGCCTGACCCCGCCTCCGGGGCCCCTGGCGGCGGACCTGGAGGAAAGGGCGCTGGGAACGCTTTCGCAGGCCTTTGACCCCGAGTGGGGCGGGTTCCTCCCCGCCCCCAAGTTCCCCCAGGGGCCCCTCCTTCTTTACCTCCTCTCCCGGGCCTGGGAGGGAGAGCCTACGGCACGAAGGCTCCTCCCTCCCACCCTCCGGGCCATGGCCCTTGGGGGGCTTTACGACCAGGTGGGGGGTGGGTTTCACCGGTACAGCGTGGACCGCTTCTGGCGGCTACCCCACTTTGAGAAGATGCTCTACGACAACGCCCTCCTGGCCCGGGTTTACCTCGAGGCCTACGCGCTTTGGGGGGAACCCCTCTACCTCCGGGTGGCCCAGGAGACCCTGGACTGGCTCCTTTCCATGCAGGACCGGGAGGGGGGGTTTTACACCGCTGTGGATGCGGAGAGCGAGGGGGAGGAGGGGCGGTACTACACCTGGACCGAGGCCGAGCTGAAGGAGGCCTTAGGGGAAGATTTTCCCCTGGCCCGCCGCTACTTTGCCCTAGGGGAGGACCTGGGGGAGCGCTCGGTCCTCACCGCCTGGGGGGAGGGGGAGGTGAGGGAGGCTTTGGGGGAGGGCTTGGCCGCCTGGCGGGCTGGGGTCAGGGCGAGGCTTCTCGCCGCGCGCGGGCGGCGGACCCCGCCTGCCTTGGACGACAAGGTCCTCGCCGACTGGTCCGCCCTGGCGGTGCGGGCTCTGGCCGAGGGGGGGAGGCTTTTGGGGGAGAGGCGCTACCTGGAGGCTGCCCGCAAGGGGGCCCGCTTCCTCCTCGCGAGGATGCGCCGGGGAGGCCTCCTGCGCCACGCCTGGCGCAGGGGGGACCTGGGCGAGGAGGCCTTCCTCTCGGACCAGAGCTTTGCCGCCCTGGCCCTGCTGGAGCTGTACACCGCCACGGGGGAGGGGCCCTACCTGGAGCAGGCCCGCCTTCTGGCGGAGGAGGCCCTTTTGGCCTTCGGCCCTTCCGAAGCTGAGAGTGGCCTGCCCCTTCCCGCCCAGGAGATGGACGAGACAGCCCTGCCGGCGGGGGCAAGCGCCCTGGCCGAGGCGTTTTGGCGCCTCGAGGCCCTCCTTGGCGAGGGCCAAGGCTACCGGGAGCGGGCGGAGAGGATCCTGGAAAGCCGGGCCCTTCTCCTTGGCCGCTATCCCCACGCCTTCCCCGGGTTCCTTTTGGCCAAGCGGCTCCTGGAGGCGGGCTCCGAGCTGGCCGTTCCCCTTCCCTCCCCCCTGGCGGAGGCCTCGAGGCGGCTCTACCTCCCCCTTACCCAGCTGGTTCTGGCCCCGGCGGGAGCCCTCCCCACCTTGGAGGGCAAAGAGCCGGGAAAGGCCTATCCCTGCCGCCGCGGGGTTTGCCGGAGGCCGGTAGTGGAGGTGGAGGCGCTTTTGGGGGAGGTTCAGGCTCTGTATGGGGGGGATAATGTGTAA
- a CDS encoding carbohydrate ABC transporter permease — protein MRLKARTLEALYALFLLLPFLFTLLVFFLYAFLRAAYFSFTDYDLFSPPRFVGVENYLRLFREPLFLTALKHTLAYSLVVTALQTLFALLLAIALNRPLKGITAFRTVYYLPSVISTAAASLLLLWLFQRTGLVNQGLSFLLAHLPHLLSLGLLFLAFQGAQVAWARRRGEGVAFFDPALALLSLPLALLATYALGLFGVIGAQEVRVEIPWLPTTATFLGIPYPLWAIILMNTYTTIPTFMVLFLAGLKGIPQSLYEAAALDGASPWVIFSRITVPLLRPVLFLVVTMGLIGTLQLFDQVLFVGGSGGAPLEATITLAYYVYGNVFPSGAAPRVGLASAAALFLAGLTLLVVLLQRRFGVSERGWAG, from the coding sequence ATGCGCCTAAAAGCCCGTACCCTCGAGGCCCTCTACGCCCTCTTCCTGCTCCTGCCCTTTCTTTTCACCCTTCTCGTCTTCTTCCTTTACGCCTTCCTGCGGGCGGCCTACTTCAGCTTCACCGACTACGACCTCTTCTCCCCGCCCCGCTTCGTGGGGGTGGAAAACTACTTGAGGCTTTTCCGGGAACCCCTTTTCCTCACCGCTTTAAAGCACACCCTGGCCTACAGCCTCGTGGTCACCGCCCTGCAAACCCTTTTCGCCCTGCTCCTGGCCATCGCCCTGAACCGGCCCCTCAAGGGGATCACCGCCTTCCGCACCGTTTACTACCTTCCCTCGGTGATCTCCACGGCGGCGGCGAGCCTCCTCCTCCTCTGGCTCTTCCAGCGCACCGGGCTCGTGAACCAGGGGCTTTCCTTCCTCCTCGCCCACCTCCCCCACCTTCTGTCCCTAGGCCTCCTCTTCCTGGCCTTCCAGGGGGCCCAGGTGGCCTGGGCGCGGCGGAGGGGAGAAGGGGTGGCCTTCTTTGACCCCGCCCTGGCCCTCCTCTCCCTGCCCCTCGCCCTCCTCGCGACCTACGCCCTGGGGCTTTTCGGCGTGATCGGGGCCCAGGAGGTGCGGGTGGAGATCCCCTGGCTCCCCACCACCGCCACCTTTCTCGGCATCCCCTATCCCCTTTGGGCCATCATCCTGATGAACACCTACACCACCATCCCTACCTTCATGGTCCTCTTCCTCGCCGGGCTCAAGGGCATTCCCCAGAGCCTCTACGAGGCCGCGGCCCTGGACGGGGCGAGCCCTTGGGTCATCTTTAGCCGCATCACCGTGCCCCTCCTAAGGCCCGTGCTCTTCCTGGTGGTCACCATGGGCCTGATCGGCACGCTGCAGCTCTTTGACCAGGTGCTCTTCGTGGGGGGCTCGGGCGGGGCGCCCCTCGAGGCGACCATCACCCTGGCCTACTACGTCTACGGCAACGTCTTCCCCTCCGGGGCCGCTCCCCGGGTGGGGTTGGCCTCCGCGGCGGCCCTCTTCCTGGCGGGGCTCACCCTCCTTGTGGTCCTCCTGCAAAGG
- a CDS encoding EamA family transporter, whose protein sequence is MRFALAMPLFLLVLGRLPRLAPLGETLFLALFNLVFFTGVRLAPASDASAVAALYPLSTAFAYSLYFRKPLGPSLLGGLVLSGTGVGLLALGQAGGGGEGSRLLGDLLLVLAALLWGAYSVGVALAVRRRSPLEATAASLLLALGVLWTQRR, encoded by the coding sequence CTGCGCTTTGCCCTGGCGATGCCCCTCTTCCTCCTGGTCCTCGGGCGGCTGCCTAGGCTCGCCCCCCTGGGGGAAACCCTCTTCCTGGCCCTCTTCAACCTCGTCTTCTTCACGGGGGTGCGCCTGGCTCCCGCCTCGGACGCCAGCGCCGTGGCCGCCCTGTACCCCCTTTCCACCGCCTTCGCCTACAGCCTCTACTTCCGGAAGCCCTTGGGCCCAAGCCTCCTTGGGGGCCTTGTCCTTTCGGGAACGGGGGTGGGCCTCCTGGCCTTGGGCCAAGCGGGTGGGGGAGGGGAGGGTTCCCGGCTCCTCGGGGACCTTCTCCTGGTCCTGGCCGCCCTGCTTTGGGGCGCCTACAGCGTGGGGGTGGCCTTGGCCGTGCGGCGCCGCTCTCCTCTGGAGGCCACCGCCGCGAGCCTCCTCCTCGCCCTCGGGGTCCTTTGGACCCAGAGGCGCTGA